One part of the Homo sapiens chromosome 19, GRCh38.p14 Primary Assembly genome encodes these proteins:
- the PSG7 gene encoding pregnancy-specific beta-1-glycoprotein 7 isoform 2 (isoform 2 is encoded by transcript variant 2), translating into MGPLSAPPCTQHITWKGLLLTVETPKPSISSSNFNPREATEAVILTCDPETPDASYLWWMNGQSLPMTHSLQLSETNRTLYLFGVTNYTAGPYECEIRNPVSASRSDPVTLNLLPKLPKPYITINNLNPRENKDVSTFTCEPKSENYTYIWWLNGQSLPVSPRVKRRIENRILILPSVTRNETGPYQCEIRDRYGGIRSDPVTLNVLYGPDLPRIYPSFTYYHSGQNLYLSCFADSNPPAQYSWTINGKFQLSGQKLSIPQITTKHSGLYACSVRNSATGKESSKSVTVRVSDWTLP; encoded by the exons ATGGGGCCCCTCTCAGCCCCTCCCTGCACACAGCATATAACCTGGAAAGGGCTCCTGCTCACAG TGGAGACTCCCAAACCCTCCATCTCCAGCAGCAATTTCAACCCCAGGGAGGCCACGGAGGCTGTGATTTTAACCTGTGATCCTGAGACTCCAGATGCAAGCTACCTGTGGTGGATGAATGGTCAGAGCCTCCCTATGACTCACAGCTTGCAGCTGTCTGAAACCAACAGGACCCTCTACCTATTTGGTGTCACAAACTATACTGCAGGACCCTATGAATGTGAAATACGGAACCCAGTGAGTGCCAGCCGCAGTGACCCAGTCACCCTGAATCTCCTCC CGAAGCTGCCCAAGCCCTACATCACCATCAATAACTTAAACCCCAGGGAGAATAAGGATGTCTCAACCTTCACCTGTGAACCTAAGAGTGAGAACTACACCTACATTTGGTGGCTAAATGGTCAGAGCCTCCCGGTCAGTCCCAGGGTAAAGCGACGCATTGAAAACAGGATCCTCATTCTACCCAGTGTCACGAGAAATGAAACAGGACCCTATCAATGTGAAATACGGGACCGATATGGTGGCATCCGCAGTGACCCAGTCACCCTGAATGTCCTCT ATGGTCCAGACCTCCCCAGAATTTACCCTTCATTCACctattaccattcaggacaaaaCCTCTACTTGTCCTGCTTTGCGGACTCTAACCCACCGGCACAGTATTCTTGGACAATTAATGGGAAGTTTCAGCTATCAGGACAAAAGCTTTCTATCCCCCAGATTACTACAAAGCATAGCGGGCTCTATGCTTGCTCTGTTCGTAACTCAGCCACTGGCAAGGAAAGCTCCAAATCCGTGACAGTCAGAGTCTCTG ACTGGACATTACCCTGA
- the PSG7 gene encoding pregnancy-specific beta-1-glycoprotein 7 isoform 1 precursor (isoform 1 precursor is encoded by transcript variant 1, coding), which produces MGPLSAPPCTQHITWKGLLLTASLLNFWNPPTTAQVTIEAQPPKVSEGKDVLLLVHNLPQNLTGYIWYKGQIRDLYHYVTSYIVDGQIIKYGPAYSGRETVYSNASLLIQNVTQEDTGSYTLHIIKRGDGTGGVTGRFTFTLYLETPKPSISSSNFNPREATEAVILTCDPETPDASYLWWMNGQSLPMTHSLQLSETNRTLYLFGVTNYTAGPYECEIRNPVSASRSDPVTLNLLPKLPKPYITINNLNPRENKDVSTFTCEPKSENYTYIWWLNGQSLPVSPRVKRRIENRILILPSVTRNETGPYQCEIRDRYGGIRSDPVTLNVLYGPDLPRIYPSFTYYHSGQNLYLSCFADSNPPAQYSWTINGKFQLSGQKLSIPQITTKHSGLYACSVRNSATGKESSKSVTVRVSDWTLP; this is translated from the exons ATGGGGCCCCTCTCAGCCCCTCCCTGCACACAGCATATAACCTGGAAAGGGCTCCTGCTCACAG CATCACTTTTAAACTTCTGGAACCCGCCCACCACAGCCCAAGTCACGATTGAAGCCCAGCCACCAAAAGTTTCCGAGGGGAAGGATGTTCTTCTACTTGTCCACAATTTGCCCCAGAATCTTACTGGCTACATCTGGTACAAAGGACAAATCAGGGACCTCTACCATTATGTTACATCATATATAGTAGACggtcaaataattaaatatgggCCTGCATACAGTGGACGAGAAACAGTATATTCCAATGCATCCCTGCTGATCCAGAATGTCACCCAGGAAGACACAGGATCCTACACTTTACACATCATAAAGCGAGGTGATGGGACTGGAGGAGTAACTGGACGTTTCACCTTCACCTTATACC TGGAGACTCCCAAACCCTCCATCTCCAGCAGCAATTTCAACCCCAGGGAGGCCACGGAGGCTGTGATTTTAACCTGTGATCCTGAGACTCCAGATGCAAGCTACCTGTGGTGGATGAATGGTCAGAGCCTCCCTATGACTCACAGCTTGCAGCTGTCTGAAACCAACAGGACCCTCTACCTATTTGGTGTCACAAACTATACTGCAGGACCCTATGAATGTGAAATACGGAACCCAGTGAGTGCCAGCCGCAGTGACCCAGTCACCCTGAATCTCCTCC CGAAGCTGCCCAAGCCCTACATCACCATCAATAACTTAAACCCCAGGGAGAATAAGGATGTCTCAACCTTCACCTGTGAACCTAAGAGTGAGAACTACACCTACATTTGGTGGCTAAATGGTCAGAGCCTCCCGGTCAGTCCCAGGGTAAAGCGACGCATTGAAAACAGGATCCTCATTCTACCCAGTGTCACGAGAAATGAAACAGGACCCTATCAATGTGAAATACGGGACCGATATGGTGGCATCCGCAGTGACCCAGTCACCCTGAATGTCCTCT ATGGTCCAGACCTCCCCAGAATTTACCCTTCATTCACctattaccattcaggacaaaaCCTCTACTTGTCCTGCTTTGCGGACTCTAACCCACCGGCACAGTATTCTTGGACAATTAATGGGAAGTTTCAGCTATCAGGACAAAAGCTTTCTATCCCCCAGATTACTACAAAGCATAGCGGGCTCTATGCTTGCTCTGTTCGTAACTCAGCCACTGGCAAGGAAAGCTCCAAATCCGTGACAGTCAGAGTCTCTG ACTGGACATTACCCTGA